The following coding sequences are from one Eriocheir sinensis breed Jianghai 21 chromosome 13, ASM2467909v1, whole genome shotgun sequence window:
- the LOC126997816 gene encoding uncharacterized protein LOC126997816: MTLGMLIDNLDFLYFSFYCDGGDPGGAYTRVRYHVRRCREASCPEVCSLPPPLRPLSPPRRPLPPPPRPLSPPPRPLSPPRRPLCQPHQFLSPLPPLLPSLPRPLSPPRRPLCQPHQFLRRPPPLLPSPPDPFLHHADPCLHHPDSCLHLPAPVSTTPTPASTTQTGNTSAITPAPSDKADGVMTPASNHEALALREPSEAAREPTKKTLRRRIRRSRAAKEPTKKTLRRRTRRSRAANRPTRHAQCKDAPYTWTDVFLDGTAICAAVVSVVLVYYRCW; encoded by the coding sequence ATGACTCTGGGCATGTTAATTGACAACCTGGActtcttgtatttctctttctacTGCGACGGCGGGGACCCCGGGGGCGCCTACACCAGGGTACGGTACCACGTGCGCCGCTGCAGGGAGGCGTCGTGTCCCGAAGTGTGCTCCCTGCCTCCACCACTCCGGCCCCTGTCTCCACCACGCCgaccactgcctccaccaccccgACCCCTGTCTCCACCACCCCGACCACTGTCTCCACCACGCCGACCCCTGTGTCAGCCACACCAATTCCTGAGTCCTCTACCGCCACTCCTGCCATCACTACCCCGACCACTGTCTCCACCACGCCGACCCCTGTGTCAACCACACCAATTCCTGCGTCGTCCACCGCCACTCCTGCCATCACCACCCGATCCCTTCCTCCACCACGCCGACCCCTGCCTCCACCACCCCGATTCCTGCCTCCACCTCCCGGCCCCTGTCTCCACCACACCGACCCCTGCCTCCACCACCCAGACAGGTAATACTAGTGCCATCACCCCTGCCCCAAGTGATAAGGCCGATGGCGTGATGACCCCGGCCTCTAACCATGAGGCACTTGCTCTGAGGGAACCCAGCGAGGCGGCCAGGGAACCCACTAAGAAGACTCTCCGCCGGCGGATAAGGCGCAGCAGGGCGGCCAAGGAACCCACTAAGAAGACTCTCCGCCGGCGGACAAGGCGCAGCAGGGCGGCCAATCGGCCCACACGGCACGCCCAGTGCAAGGACGCGCCTTACACCTGGACCGACGTGTTCCTTGACGGCACGGCGATCTGTGCCGCCGTCGTGTCCGTCGTTCTGGTGTACTACAGGTGTTGGTGA